Sequence from the Streptomyces sp. R33 genome:
CCCCACCTTGGCGATGGCGGCGTTGACCGATTCCGGGGTCACGGTGCCACCGGCCGCCTTGATCGCTTTGTCGAGCACCTGCGCCGCGTCCCATGACGCCATCGCGTAGGTGGTCGCAGGCACGCCGTAGGCGGACTGGTAGGCGGGCGCGAACTGCTTGTTGGCCGCGTTGTCCAGGTCCGCGCTGTAGTTCAGCGCGGTGAGGATGCCGTCGGCCGCCTCGCCCTGTCCCTTCAGCACGCCGCCCTCGGTGAGGAAGCCGGGCGCGTAGAGCGGGATCTTGCCGGCCAGCCCGAAGTCCCGGTACTGCTTGACGAAGTCGACGGCCGCGCCGCCCGCATAGAAGCAGAAGACCGCCTTCGCACCGGAGTTCTCGATCTGTGCCAGGTACGGCTGGAAGTTCTTCGTCGCCGGGAACGGGGTGTAGACCTCCTCGCCCGCGAGCTTGCCCCCGGCCGGGAGGAAGGTGGACTTGAATCCCTCCACCTCGTCCTTCCCCGCCTGGTAGCCCGCGGCGATCAGGAAGACCGGACCGCCGGCCTTCTCCGCGATGTACTTGCCCAGCGCCTTGCCCGGCTCGTCGTTGACGTACGACGTGCGCCAGATGTACTTGGTCCCGGTCAGCGTCGTCGGCGAGGCGTTCGAGCCGACGAGCGGGATCCTGCTGTTCTCGAAGAGGTCCTTGACCCCGTTGATGGTGGCCGAGCTGACCACGCCGCTCACCGCCAGCACCCGGTCCTGCTTGACGAGCTTCTCGGCCGCCGCCTTGCCGGAGTCGGCCGTCTCCCCCTCGTCGGCGATCACGATCTGCACCTCGCGGCCGCCGAGTTTGCCGCCGTGCTGCTTGACGTACAGCTCGAAGCCCTGCTTCATGTCGTCGCCGAGCGCCTTGTACGTGCCGGACTGCGGGACCAGGAGCCCGATCTTCACGGGCCCGCCCTGCTGGTCGCCGTCGCCGGTCCCGAGGCTGGCGCCACCGCACGCGGTGGTCAGCAAGAGGCCCGTTGTGACGGCGATCAGAGCAACGGGACGAAACCGACGCGCCATGGAGACTCCGTACGTTCGTGCCGGTCCTGTGGACCGGGTGTTGGCGATGGGGTGCCGCGGAGGGTGACACGTGTTTATCGCGCCATTGAGACGGCCGTCAATAGTTCGCGAGATGTCAAGCGGCAGGAACCTCCCACCTCTTGACCCCGGTCGCGCTCATGCAGTAACACTTGCGGTCGTCAAATATCCGCCATATCAATGCGGCGGCGGCCCCGCGATCAGTCAGGGAGTGAGCACCATGACCGACGATCCATCACGACGCAAAGTCCTCAAGAAGGGCACGGTGTTGGCCGGTGTCGCACTGCTCTCCGGGATTCCGGCCGGGCACGCGGGGCAGGCCGCCCCTCGAGCGGACGAACCCCCGCCCGTCGTGGACGCGCCCGCGGGCCGGCTGCGCGGAGTCGTCGAGGGAGGTCTCACCGTCTTCAAGGGCGTGCCCTACGCGGCGCCGCCGGTCGGCGCCCTGCGCTGGCGCCCGGCCGAGCCCCATCCCGGCTGGTCGGGAACGCGCGACGCGATCGCGTTCGGCCCCAGTGCGCCGCAGCTGTACCGGGAAGGGGGCGACCAGGTACTCGGAACGCACGGCTCGCCCCCCTTCGACGAGGACTGCCTCACGCTCAACGTCTGGACCCCGCGGGCCGACAACGACAAGCGCCCGGTGATGGTCTGGATCCACGGCGGCGGCTTCATCTCCGGATCCGGCTCACTGCCCATCTACTCCGGCGAGACCTTCGCGCGCGACGGCGACCTCGTCGTGGTGACCATCAACTACCGGCTCGGACCGCTCGGATACCTCTACTTCGGCGAGGACGGCACCGGGGGGAACTTCTGGCTCACCGACCAGCTCGCCGCGCTGCACTGGGTACGGGACAACATCGCCGCGTTCGGCGGGGACCCGGACGACATCACGCTCGCCGGCCAGTCCGGTGGCGCGTTCTCGGTCGCGGCGCTGGCCGGTGCCCGGCCCCAGGGCCGTCCGCTCTTCCGACGCGCCATCCTCCAGAGCCCGCCGCTCGGGCTGCAGATCCCCACGCGTGCGGAGTCGTTGCAGCGCAGCGCCACCTTCCTCGACGTCCTCGGGGCCAAAGACGTGGCGCAGCTGCGGACCCTGCCCTGGCAGCAGCTGATGGGCGCCACCGTCGAGATGTTCAAGCGCACCGGTCGGTGGGGGTACTGGTCGACGCCGTTCCTGCCGGTGCTCGACGAGGTGACGCTGGACCGCCACCCCTCCGACCTGCTGCTCAGCGGCCCCGGGGCGGACATCGACATCCTGATCGGCTGCACCAGGGAGGAGGCCAACTTCGCCTTCGGGCTCGACCCGACGTACGCCGCCGCCACCAAGGACCAGGTGCTGGCCCGGATGCGGGACACCTTCGGGAACCGGGCTTCCGAGGCATACGGCGCGTACGAGGAAGCCCGGCCGGGCGCCCGGCCGGTGGACGTGCTCATGGACCTGATCAGCGACGACCTGTTCCGCATGCCCGGCCTGGCACTCGCCGAACGGCGGGCGGCGGCGCGCAAGCGTCCGGTGTGGGCGTACCAGTTCGACCTCCCGACCCCCGCGCACGGCGGTCGGCTCGCGGCGGCGCACTGCCTGGAACTGCCGTTCGTCTTCGACAACTTCGACAAGTGGTCGGGGGCGCCCTTCCTGACGGGGCTCGACCCGCGGATCAGTGAGGGGCTGGCCTCGACCATGCACGCGGCGTGGATCTCCTTCATCCGCACCGGCGATCCCAACCACCAGGCCATGCCGCACTGGCAGCGCTACGAGCGGGACTCCCGCACCACGATGCGCCTGGACACGGTCACCGCCGCCACGGACGACCTCGCCGGGTACTGGCGGCGCCTGCGCCGGCCGACGGCCTCATGACCACGCGGCCCGGCCCTGCCAGGGGGCCGGGCCGCCGGCAACGGGGTGTCGGTCTTCAGGGGCGCTCGAAGAGCTGGAGGACTCCCCCGGCCGAGAAGCAGAGCGCACCCGTCAGCGTGCCCCAGTTGGCGATGTCCTCGTTCACCAGGCTTCCGGTCGCGGGACGGGTGAAGGCCGCCAGAGCCGAGATGAGGAAGAGGACGGATCCGAGCTGATTGATCGCGACGATCCACCAGCTGAGGTCGCGGGAGCGCACGCCCGGCCGGCCATGGCAGACCTCGAGCAGAGCGAGGTGCCCCGAGACCAGGAACAGGATGCACCCGACCATGTCGGGGGCCCAGATCAGCCTGTTCACCTGCTGGAGCGAGAGCCCCTGCAACAGGGAGCTCAGCAGGTTGATGCCGAACACGAGGGTGCCGATGAACAGCACGAAGGTGCTCAGCCAGTCGATCCGGTAGGGCTCGTACCTCCACCAGGCCCAGGCTCGCGTGGCCAGTGAGCCCGCTCCCGCCTCCGGGCGGGGAGCGTTGATCGCCTGGAGCAGTGAGGCGTAGCCGCCCGTGTTGAAGAACAGGCCCCCGGCGAAGTAGATCCAGGCGCCCGTTGCATCACTCGAGCCGAACTGGGCGACCCAGGCCCCGAAGGCGAAGAGGGCCCCGCCGACGGTGAACGCAAGCGCGGCGACGGTGTTCAGCCGGCGCAGCCGGCTGACCGACACCCCGTCAGCGATGCGGGGACTCGGCTCGTGCTCGCCCGCGGCGCTCACGAGGAGCAGTCCGCGCTTGCGTGCCACGCGCGACTCCCAGACCGCCGTGCCCCCCTTGACGGGGCGCCAGGTCAGCCGGGTGGTGAATGGTCCCGCTCCCCCGGAACGCCCTTCGCTGTGGCTCACCCGCCGACCATAGCCTCCGACGTCCCCCGGCCCGCGGCGTGACCTGCCCTCTCACTGCGTTGGGTGAACGAACGTCACGGGGCGCGCAGGAGCTCACACGGTTACTCGGCGGCCCTACTCGTGCTGCTCGCCTTCCAACGCCTTCACCAGCTCCGGCAGGCCGCCGCCCGCCACCACGAGGGCAAGGTGGTCGTGGAAGTCCCGGCTGCCGGCGATCAGGCCGTCACGGACCCGCAGTACCTGGATGTTGGCGCTTTCGAAGGTCCGTCCGGTCACCCGGTGGCGAACCCGGTAGTCCCACTCGGCAATGACCACTTCCGGGTCATCGGTCTCCCGGACGACCACGTTCACCGGGGTCAGCTCTACGGGCATACCCGCGGAGAGTTGCGCGAACCGCGCTTCGAGCACGGCCCGGCCCTCGAAACGGCGCGGCCCGACCGGCTCGAAGACGGTCTCCACGACAGCGTCTCCCGCGTAGAGTTCGGCCAGCTCCGAGAACCGCCCCTCACTGATGCGCTCCAGCAGCTTGTGGAAGACCTCTCGTGGTGACAGCGTTTTGGGCATGATCAACCTCCGGCGGGATCAGTACTAGAATCGGACTAGCGGCTCCGTTTTCAACGATACGGACTGGCAACTCCGGTTGTCCAGGGCTTCTTTCGCCGCATGCAGAGGAGGCGGAAAGGGATGACTGGCGCTCAGGAGCGCCCGCTGCGGGCGGACGCCGCCCGCAACCGGGCCAGGGTGCTCGATGCCGCCACGGAGGTGTTCACCACCCGCGGCGTCGGCGTGCCGACCGAGGAGATCGCCCGGGCCGCCGGAGTCGGGGTCGGCACGCTCTTCCGGCACTTCCCCACCAAGGAGGCGCTGCTGGAGGCGGTGATGGTGCGCAGGCTGGAGGCGATCGCGGCCATGACCGAGCAGCTGGCGGCCCGGGCCGATCCGGCCGAGGCCTTCTTCGCCTGCTTCCGCCTGGTGGTGGAACAGTCGGCGGGCAAGAACGAGTTCGCCCAGGCGCTCGCCGCGGCCGGGGTGGACGTGCACGCATCGCTGCACGAGCCGAGCGAGGAGATCCGGACCCGGCTGGCCGGCCTGCTGTCCGAGGCCCAGCAGGCCGGGGTCGTCCGCCCGGAGTTGCGCCTGCCGGAGCTGCTCGCCCTGCTGGTCGGTACCGGCACCATGCTGGAGCAGCTCGGCGCGGACCCGGCGGCCCGGGAGCGGATCTTCGAGGTGGTCTTCGACGGGCTCCGGCCACGCTGACCGGCTGCGTCGCCGGGCTGCGGGGAACGGGAAGCGGACCGGGCCGGGTTGGAGCGCCGGCCCGAGCCCTTTCCGTGTGTGTACAACCCTGGTTGTAGCCGGCGCTTCCCCCCGGGGGAGTAGAGGGCACCTCGTGGTGGTAGGGAGGAATCAACTCCTGGTGGGCCGACACCTGCGGCAGCCAGCGGCTACGTTGTCGCCCGTTCCGCAACACCCATGACGGAGGACCGCCGCATGCGCATGCAGACCCGGTTGGCTGATGACCCCCGCAAACGAGTGGTGTGGGGGATATCCCTCGTCCTGATCACGGTCACCGCGCTCCTCGGGGGCGCACCCGGGACCGCCACGGCGACGACCCTCGCCGCCCCGCCCGTTCCCGTGCTGTCCTGGGGCCCCTGCGACGGCGCGGACGCCGACGACCCCGGCGACGGCTTCGAATGCGCGACCGCCCTGGTGCCTCTGGACTACCG
This genomic interval carries:
- a CDS encoding ABC transporter substrate-binding protein yields the protein MLTTACGGASLGTGDGDQQGGPVKIGLLVPQSGTYKALGDDMKQGFELYVKQHGGKLGGREVQIVIADEGETADSGKAAAEKLVKQDRVLAVSGVVSSATINGVKDLFENSRIPLVGSNASPTTLTGTKYIWRTSYVNDEPGKALGKYIAEKAGGPVFLIAAGYQAGKDEVEGFKSTFLPAGGKLAGEEVYTPFPATKNFQPYLAQIENSGAKAVFCFYAGGAAVDFVKQYRDFGLAGKIPLYAPGFLTEGGVLKGQGEAADGILTALNYSADLDNAANKQFAPAYQSAYGVPATTYAMASWDAAQVLDKAIKAAGGTVTPESVNAAIAKVGDIDSPRGTWQFNSGGTPVQPWYLREVKQGANTAVSELGRLGG
- a CDS encoding carboxylesterase/lipase family protein, with the protein product MTDDPSRRKVLKKGTVLAGVALLSGIPAGHAGQAAPRADEPPPVVDAPAGRLRGVVEGGLTVFKGVPYAAPPVGALRWRPAEPHPGWSGTRDAIAFGPSAPQLYREGGDQVLGTHGSPPFDEDCLTLNVWTPRADNDKRPVMVWIHGGGFISGSGSLPIYSGETFARDGDLVVVTINYRLGPLGYLYFGEDGTGGNFWLTDQLAALHWVRDNIAAFGGDPDDITLAGQSGGAFSVAALAGARPQGRPLFRRAILQSPPLGLQIPTRAESLQRSATFLDVLGAKDVAQLRTLPWQQLMGATVEMFKRTGRWGYWSTPFLPVLDEVTLDRHPSDLLLSGPGADIDILIGCTREEANFAFGLDPTYAAATKDQVLARMRDTFGNRASEAYGAYEEARPGARPVDVLMDLISDDLFRMPGLALAERRAAARKRPVWAYQFDLPTPAHGGRLAAAHCLELPFVFDNFDKWSGAPFLTGLDPRISEGLASTMHAAWISFIRTGDPNHQAMPHWQRYERDSRTTMRLDTVTAATDDLAGYWRRLRRPTAS
- a CDS encoding nuclear transport factor 2 family protein translates to MPKTLSPREVFHKLLERISEGRFSELAELYAGDAVVETVFEPVGPRRFEGRAVLEARFAQLSAGMPVELTPVNVVVRETDDPEVVIAEWDYRVRHRVTGRTFESANIQVLRVRDGLIAGSRDFHDHLALVVAGGGLPELVKALEGEQHE
- a CDS encoding TetR/AcrR family transcriptional regulator, producing the protein MTGAQERPLRADAARNRARVLDAATEVFTTRGVGVPTEEIARAAGVGVGTLFRHFPTKEALLEAVMVRRLEAIAAMTEQLAARADPAEAFFACFRLVVEQSAGKNEFAQALAAAGVDVHASLHEPSEEIRTRLAGLLSEAQQAGVVRPELRLPELLALLVGTGTMLEQLGADPAARERIFEVVFDGLRPR